The genomic segment TTAGGCTTCTGGAATACCATTCCCACTCTTTTTCTCAGAAGATTCACATCCATATCTCCGTAAATATCTTCACCGTCAAGCTGTACCTTACCGGTGATCACACATCCCTCAACAAGGTCATTCATACGGTTTAAAGATTTCAGAAGTGTAGATTTACCACAGCCACTCGGCCCGATAAAAGCTGTGATTTCTTTCTCCGGAATTGCCATGTTTATATTCCTCAGCGCATGAAACTTTCCGTAATGTAAGTTCATATTTTCAACTGTTATTTTTTCATTTCCACTCATTTTTCTTATCCTTTCGCAATTCGTTTGGCAACTGCTCCGGACAGGAAATTGATTACAAGAACAAATGCCAGAATAACAACTGCTGTTGCAGATGCCTGATTCATATGAAGGCCCTCACCTGACAGCACATACATATGAAGTGCCAGAGTACGTCCGGAACCCATCAAGTTCTTCGGTACCTCTGCAACTGTACCTGCTGTATAAATCAGGGCTGCTGTTTCGCCGATCACACGTCCGATGGCCAGGATCACACCTGCCAGAATACCAGGTACTGCTGATGGCAGAACAATGGTGAAGATGGTACGAAGTTTACCTGCTCCAAGTCCAAAGCTGGCTTCACGATAAGAATCAGGAACAGATTTCAGGGCTTCTTCCGCAGTACGCATGATCAGAGGAAGAATCATAATTACCAATGTGAAAGCACCGGACAGAAGAGAAAGTCCCCAATGCAGTGCTGTTACGAAAAACAGCATACCGAAAAGGCCATATACAATAGAAGGAATTCCTGAAAGTGTTTCTGCTGTAATACGGATCACATTTACAAGCTTACTTCCTTTTTTCGCATATTCTACCAGATAGATGGCTGCAAAGATTCCCAGCGGTGCTGCGATTACAAGTGAAACAACCGTCAGGATGAATGTGTTGATCAGAGAAGGAAGTAAGGAAAGATTCTCTGAATTATAAGTTAAACTGAACAAGTCTGTTGACAGATACGGTACGCCCTTGACCAGAATATATCCGATCAGAAAGAACAGTAATGCAAATGTCAGGACTGCACCTAAAAGGGTAAGCAATGCAAGAACACCTGATCCCGGATGCTTAATATATGCCTTCATCTGATCTGAGAAAGAAGACTCATTCTGCTTTTTTTCTTTGGACAAATCAATTGCCGCTGCTGTATCAATTTGCATGTTCTGCCCTCCTGTTCAGTAAAGAAAGACTCAGGTTAATGATAAGAATAAAGATAAATAACACAACTGCTGTTGCGATCAGAGCTTCTCTGTGAAGACCTGTTGCATAACCCATCTCAGTGACGATATTTGCAGTCATTGTACGGACACCTTTCAGGATTCCCTGTGGCATTCTCGGCTGGTTACCTGCAACCATTACAACTGCCATTGTCTCACCGATCGCACGACCGATTCCAAGTACTACTGCTGCCAGAATACCTGATTTTGCTGCCGGAAGCATGACAAAAAAGATGCTTCTCTCCTTGGTTGCTCCCAGTGCCAGTGAACCTTCGTAATAACTCTCAGGTACGCTGCGGATCGCAGATTCCGTAACTCCGATGATAGTCGGCAGGATCATCATTCCAAGCAGAACACAGGCTGCCAGCATACTGGTTCCTGTTCCGCCGAAAATCTGTCTGATCAGAGGAACAATGAGAATCAGGCCAAAAAAACCATATACAATAGAAGGTACACCTGCCATCAATTCAATTCCTGATTTCAATGGTCTGTAAATTTTCTTCGGGCAGTAACGTGCCATAAAAACAGAAGTAAAGAGTGCAATCGGCACACCCAGGAGAATGGCACCTGCAGTTACATAGATACTTGCTACGATCATTGGAAGGATTCCAAAAATATCATTTGACGGCTTCCACTTTGTTCCCAGCAGGAACTTCAGCGGACCGATTTTCCCGATAGCCAGGACACCATTTGCAAACAGAAATGCACAGATCAGAAACACTGCCAACACTGAAGTACAGGCTGCGATCAGAAATACACATTTCATTGCTTTTTCTTTAAAGTGGTTCATTCATTACACCTTTCTTTCCCTGTATCAAAAATCATAACCTGTCACTTTTACAGTGATTCTGAAAATATGATTTTCAACATGCAAACAGCCCGCCTGCTGTACTATTTCATTCACAGGCGAACTGCTCTGAAACTAAATCTGTTACATTATTTAGCAAGATCTTCCCATGTAGTAGTCTCGCCTGTGTATACAGCCTTTACCTGATCGCTTGTAAGTTCATCAACATCATTGTCTTTGTTTACAATAACTGCGATACCATCTCTTGCGATAACTGTAGCTGTAAGACCAAGGTCTTTCTCTTCATCTTTCAGGTCACGGGATGCCATACCGATATCTGCTGTTCCTTCTGCTGCCATGTTTACACCTGTTGTGGAATCACTCTGCTGAACTTCTACAGTTACGTCTTTGTTTACTGCTTCATAGCCTTCTGCAAGTTTCTCCATAACCGGTGTTACTGAAGAAGAACCTGCAACTACTACTTTACCGGAAACTCCGTCTGCTGCTTCATAAGCCTTAGCATCTGCTGCTTCTTTGATATATCCGTTGTCCTCTACGATCTTCTGTCCGTCAGAGCTCATAATGTAGTTTACAAAATCCTTTGCTGCATCGCTTTCTTTATCAGATGTAAGGATGTTGAATGGACGTGCGATCTTGTAAGAATCATTGGAAACATTATCTACAGTAGCTTCTACACCGTCGATCTTAACTGCCTTTACTGTATCATCCAGAGAACCAAGTGAGATATAACCGATTGCATTTTCATCACCTGCAACAGTTGTCATCATAACAGATGTGCTGTTTGTTACACTTGCTTCATCTGTAGTCATATCTACTTTCTCACCGTCTTTTTCTTCTTCAATTCCAAACAGTTCTACGAATGCTCCACGTGTACCGGAACCATCTTCACGGGATACAACTGTGATGTCTCCGCTTGCTGCACTTACGATTGTTGTGAAAGCTGTTGCTCCGATAACTGCTGCTGTAAGGATTGTTGCGATTTTTTTCTTCATGATAATTTTCTCCTCTTCCCATGAGCCATGTTTTTAATATAAAGTGAAAGGCTCATTTCCTTTTTAATATCTTTATGTTTTATAACTTGTTGCCTCATTTACAAGTGCTATTATAGAAATCCAAAGTTAAATGTAAAACCACGCTAAAGTAAAATCTTTGTAAATTGAAAATTTTTGTGAAGGTTGTAAAAACAGGTTCAAGGTGCTATCATAAACTATATCTTCAAGTCCCCACCCACTGCTTATTACTTTTCGCAAGTCAAGCAGGGGACTTACTTGATTCGGTTAAAATTTATACACAGGAGGATTTTATATATGAAAAATTTAAGATGTGAAAAAGCAGTAGAAAAGAAACATAACGGCTATAACTGTGCACAGGCTGTGGCCTGTTCTTTCTGTAAAGAGGCATCTATGGATGAGGATACACTCAAAAAGATCACACAGGGATTCGGTGCAGGTCTTGGCACTATGGCCGGTACATGCGGAGCAATCTCCGGTGCTGCAGTTGTAGCTGGACTTATTAACCAGGACAAAGCCGGAACCTCTCAGACTGTCCGCTCTGTCATGAATCAGTTTAAACAGCAGAATGGAACTGTAATATGTAAAGACTTAAAGGGTGTGGAAACCGGAAAGGTAATCCGCTCCTGTGATGACTGTGTCAGAGATGCGGTGAAATTCCTGGAAGACGCATTAAAATCAGAAAATTGATTTCAGGCAGATATTCGCAATGCATAAATACCAACGCAAAAGGAGCTATGCACGTATAATGTGCATAGCCTCTTTTATGATTAGCTTGATTAATGCTCCCAGTTCCCAATTAATTTTATATCTGTAATTTACTTTCACTACTTGTTCACAGTCATCTGCTGTTCCTGAACTTTTTTTATTTCTTCCAGAGGCAAGTTCAACATCTTCGAAACTTCTTCTGGAGTTTTTCCACTCATGAGAGCCCCCAGAATCATTCCCTCATGACGGCCTTGCTGTATTCCTTGTTGCATTCCTTGCTGTATTCCTCTTTCATAAATCATATCTCCAAATCCTGTCATTTTGCTCGCCTCCTCCTGAAATGGTTCTGACCATTCTATATGTGAATATCTTTGTATTCTCTTTATATCACCAGTAAAAAGCCCTTTCAGATAATCAAATATTCCTTTTTCTTCTGTTTCTTTTCCCAGTCGGATTATAATTACTGTTAAGAGATCATAATCCTCCTCAGGTTCATCTGCTACCCCTATAATATCCTTCTTCGAAAAAGAGTATTCCGTCAATGTATTCTGCAGTTTCTTTGGCACATCCTCTGCACAGATCCATATGGAATAACATTTTTCCAACTTTGAATAATCTGTAGTCTGCGTAATAGTACTTAACTGAGATGAAAGGTCTCTGGCCACATAATATACTGCACGTTTTAATATAGGGTATGACGGATTACTTGGACGGTAGCTTTTCTGCGCTTCCATATCAATATGTAAATTCACTCTTATTTTCTCTGTAGATAACTTTGGATTTATTATTTTAAACCGAATATCAAACCTCACCAGTTTCTCCACAAGAGATGAGAGTTCACTGTCTTCTTTTGTTAATCTCAGATCCTTTTCTACATTTGGTATATCACTTACGAAATCATCTTTTGTAATAGAAGAAATGTCTAAGCACTGTAGAATTTCTTCCTGTGAGCACGTTTTAAACTCCGGCACTGTCATCTGCAAAATGGGAATGATAATCTCCTTATTGCTCATAAGTTGTTTCATTCCTGCATCATACTCCGCGCCAGTCACTCCGGACGTATATACGTCCATCTTCGTCTCATCACGCATGATTTCTCCTCTCCGGGGAACTGGAACTGTTTTTTCTTTTGTATATGGATATATTAACATGAAAACCTGAACCTTACAATTCTTCCATAACATTCTCTTGCAAAATCGCCCTTTCCAATTTATGATATATCTATCTGGAACAATAATGGAGGAAGTAATTACCTGTAAATAGTTACGATAAATCTATACGAGGAGAATGTCTATGAAAGTTTTAGTTTACCGCAAATGCAGTACCTGCATGAAAGCCCTGAAATGGCTGGACGAACACAATATCAATTATGAAGAACGGGCTATTAAAGAAGAAAATCCTACTTACGAAGAACTGAAGAAATGGTACGCAAAAAGTGGTCTTCCACTGAAGAAATTCTTTAATACAGGCGGAATGATCTATAAGGAAATGGGATTAAAAGATAAGTTAAAAGATATGTCTGAAGATGAGCAGCTGAAACTCCTTGCTACAGATGGAATGCTGGTGAAACGGCCTCTGGTAATCGGAGATGACTTTGTACTTACCGGATTCAGGGAGAAAGAATGGAGCGAGGCTATGCACATGTGATGTGCGCATAACCTCTTTTTTATAGCTTTCTTATCAATCTTTGCCACATAAAACAGAACAATCAAAAACTCCAGATATGACTGGGAACTTCTGGTTGCCGAAGGTGCTATTCATGCTGTCCGGCTGAAACAGAAATCCAAAACGAAACGAAAAAAATTGCCCAAGGAAATGATGGTGGCATTTGAATAACGAAGGAGTGAGATACATGGAACAATTATTGATTATTGAAGATGATATAGGGTTGAATCAGGGTTTAAGTAAAGCATTGAAAGCAGATGACCGTCAGATTATATCCTGCCATGATCTAAAAGCGGCAAGAGAGCAATTGCTTTGCGGTAGTGTATCCCTAATCCTGTTGGATATCAATCTGCCAGATGGCAGTGGGCTTGAGCTGCTCCGGGAAGTCAAGGAAAACATGCCCGGAGTTCCTGTTATTCTGCTGACTGCCAATGACACCGATCTGGACATCGTAGACGGACTGGAGAGGGGCGCTGATGATTACATTACCAAGCCCTTTTCTCTTTCGGTTTTGCGGGCAAGGGTGAATACCCAACTGCGAAAGCAAGCGTCAAACCATAAAAATGTATCGATCCATATTGATCTATTTCACTTTGACTTTGAGGCTATGACCTTTTATGTGGGAGATTCAAAAGTGGAATTGAGTAAAACAGAACAAAAATTACTGCGTCTGCTTGTTGAAAATCGTGGTCGAACCATGACCCGTGGAGACCTTGTCGACCGGATCTGGACAGATGGCGCAGAATATGTGGATGAAAATGCTTTGTCCGTTACAATCAAGCGTCTGAGGGATAAGCTTGGTGCACAAAAGTACATTAAAACCGTCTATGGAATCGGTTATAGCTGGGTGATAAAAGATGAATAAAACCGGCATTGTGATCATACTGCTGTGTTTTCTGGCGGCGGCAGCTGTTGTATTATGGGAGCGGAGAAAGGCCAGAAAAACGATGGAAGAAATCGAAAGGATGCTGGACGCTGCCATGACCGGTTCCTTTTCTGAAACCAATTTTGATGAAAGCCAGCTGTCTGCATTGGAAACGAAGTTTGCGCACTATCTTTCCGCCGCAGAAGCATCTTATCGAAATGTAGCGCAGGAAAAAGACAAAATCAAAACCTTGATTGCGGACATCTCCCACCAGACAAAAACGCCGATTGCAAACCTGCTGTTATACAGCGAGCTTTTGATGGAGGAAACTCTGCCTGCATCAACGAAGGCAAATGTGGAGGCATTGTACAAACAATCGGAAAAGCTGCGATTTTTGATCGATTCTCTCGTAAAGCTTTCCAGACTGGAAAATGGGATCATTTCACTCTCCCCTCAGCAAGCAGCGCTGCAGCCGCTGCTTGAAAGCGTAGTAGAACAATATGCCGCCAAGGCTTCTGAAAAAGGATTGTCTTTGCAACTGCAAGATACCAATGCTTTTGCTGTATTCGACTTCAAATGGACAGCGGAAGCGCTGGCTAATATCGTAGACAATGCCATCAAATATACAGAGCATGGCACAATCAGGATTTCTGCTGTAAGCTATGAACTGTTTGAAAGGATCGATATATCGGATACTGGCACAGGCATTTCGGAAAGTGAGCAAGCGAAGATATTTGCTCGCTTTTACCGCTCAAATAGTGTGCAGAAACAAGAAGGGGTCGGCATTGGCTTATACCTTGCCCGACAGATCATATCCGGAGAGGGCGGTTATATCAAGGTTGCTTCCGTTCCGGGAAAAGGAAGTACGTTTTCCATATTTCTGCCGAAATAACAACAATTCTATCAAAACTGTTAGATTTCATTTTCCGCCGGAAAGAATGTGGAAAGATTCCTATGCGATAATCTGTATGTATCAAAGGACCATTTCCTTTCATACATACAGATTTTTTCATGGAGGTACTCATTTATGGAAGTTTTACAGGCAAAAAACCTGAGAAAGATTTATGGCTCCGGCAATAACGCAGTTCATGCGTTGGATGGAGTTGATTTAAGTGTAAAGAAGGGCGAATTTGTTGCAATTGTCGGCACATCCGGCTCCGGCAAATCCACGCTGCTGCACATGCTGGGCGGGCTGGATCGCCCTACAAGTGGCACGGTCATGGTGGACGGACAGGATATTTTCTCCCTGAGGGAGGAAGCGCTGACCATCTTCCGCCGCAGGAAAATCGGCTTTGTGTTCCAAGCATATAATCTTGTTCCGGTGCTGAATGTGTATGAAAATATTGTTCTACCCATTGAGCTGGACGGTGGCAAGGTCAATAAGGATTTCGTACAGCAGATTGTACAGACACTTGGGCTGGATGATCGTCTGGATGCGCTGCCCAATCAGCTCTCAGGCGGTCAACAGCAGCGAGTAGCCATTGCCCGTGCGCTGGCGGCAGCACCCGCTATCATTCTGGCAGATGAACCCACCGGCAATCTGGATTCCAAAACCAGCCAGGATGTATTGAGCCTTTTGAAAGTCACCAGTCAAAAGTTCGCCCAGACAATCGTAATGATCACTCACAACGAAGAAATTGCGCAGATGGCAGACCGCATTATCCGTATCGAAGATGGTCGGATCGTCTCCCAGAACTAACGGGAGGTGGCTACGATGAATGTCAAAAACAGAAAATGTATTCGAAAGCTCAGCTTAAAATCTCTTTATGCGAACCGTCGCCGCAATCTGATCGCTATTTTTGCCATTGCGCTGACCACGCTGCTATTTACCTCCATGTTCACCATTGTCTTGTCGTTGAACGCCAGCTATGAAACCTACCAGTTTCGGCAGGTAGGCGGCTATGCGCATGGCACCTTTAAGGATGTTTCCCCCGAGCAGGCGGAACGCATCGCTGCCCACCCAAAGGTAAAGGCTACGGGGGCACGGAAGGTAATCGGTATCACTGCGGAGGGGGTCTTTGCCAAAATACCGGCAGAGATCAGCTACATGGATGCCAACTGCACTAAATGGAGCTATGCCACCCCTACTACCGGACGGATGCCCGAAAGCGGCAAAGAGGTAGCCATGGATACGGCAGCGTTGCAGCTGCTTGGCGTAACGCCGGAGCTGGGCGCCGAGGTCACGGTTTCCTATTCCATTACGGACAAGGATCAAACCGCCTTTACTGTAACAGATACCTTTACGCTGGTGGGCTATTGGGACTATGATGAACTAATGCCTGTTCATTACATCAACATCAGCCGTGATTACGCAGATGACATCGAAGCGCAGGCAGTGAAAACAGGTTTACAGCCTTTCCGCACCGATTTGAATGTCATGCTGACCTCCGGCACAAACATTCAAGGGCAGATGGAGCAGGTGGATACCGATCTTGGCTACACATGGGACAGCTATACTGATCCCAACAGCGTCCGGATCGGCGTCAACTGGGGATATACCTCATCCCAGCTGGAATCGCAGCTCGATCCAGAGCTGATGATCGCCATAGCAGCTTTTTTGCTGCTGGTGATTTTCACGGGGTATCTTATCATCTATAACATTTTTCAGATCTCTGTTGCGGGGGATATCCGGTTTTACGGACTTCTGAAAACCATTGGCACAACGCCCCGGCAGCTCAAACGCATCATTCGCCAGCAGGCACTTCTGCTTTGTCTGATCGGCATTCCGGCGGGGCTGCTGCTGGGCTACGGCATCGGCGCTGTTTTGATGCCTGTTGTCTTGCACTCCATCCAGTTGAATACAGGCATCACCACCATCAGCACTTCGCCTGTGATCTTCCTTGGTTCTATGCTGTTCGCCTTGTTGACGGTGCTTTTGTCCTGTTCCAAGCCCGGAAAAATGGCAGCCAAGGTCTCTCCGGTGGAGGCTACCAAATATACGGATGTGATGCAGACCAAGAAAAAACGGCGCAGCATCCGAGGAGCAAAGCTCCATCAGATGGCCTTTGCCAATCTGGTACGAAACAAGAAAAAGACGGTACTGGTGGTGTTGTCTCTGGCACTGTCGGTGACACTGTTCAATGCGCTGTGTGCCTTTGTGGGCGGCTTCAGCATGGAGAAGTATGTATCCGCCATGACCTGCGCCGATTTTATCGTCAGCACTCCCGACTATTTTCGTTATAACCCAGCAGATGAATTCATCACGCCGGAACAGATCGGAGAGATCGCAGCAAACACAAAGGCCAGTCTTTCCGGCACGGGATATGCTGTGCGAAAACCCGCATATCTGTGGATGACGGAGGATGCTCTGCGGCAGGACTATGCAAGGTACGAAAGCGCCGAGCAGTTGGACACCCATATGAGCCGCATGGAGCACCGGGGCAATATGGTGATGGGAGATACCAGAATCGAGGCTCTGGATAACAGTCTGTTTGACAAGCTGCAAGTGCTCGACGGAGATATTTCTCCTATGCTGGAGCCGGACAATAACGCCATTGCCATTGCGGTTTCCTTAGATGACTACGGTAATCTGCTCAATCCTGAATACTACCCCAAGGTGGGAGACACGATCACGGCTACCTATGCGGATGATGTGAAATATATCGACAGCCGCACCGGAGAACTCCGCACCGAAGATACACCGGAGGAGTACCGTCAGAAAAAACTGTATGGAGCCAGAGATGTAGAGTACACGGTCTGCGCCTTGGTAGAACTTCCGAATTCCATGAGTTATCGTTATAGCGGCGTTGGCTATGATGCAGTTTTGTCTGTGGACACCGCACAGAGGGACAGCGGTGGTGCAGCCATTCCGATGCTCTACCTGTTCGACACAGCGGACGAAGCGGACGAGGCCGAAGCAGAGCAATATCTATCGAAGCTCACTGCCGGTGAGTTTTCGCCCTTGATGTATGAAAGCAAGGCCACGGCTCGCTCTGAATTTGCTCAGTTCCGGCAGATGTTCCTTCTGATAGGTGGTATCCTCTGTGCTATCATCGGGCTGGTGGGACTCTTAAATTTCTTCAACGCCATGATGACCGGTATTCTTTCCCGCCGCCGTGAATTTGCTGTGCTTCAGGCTGTAGGAATGACGAACCGGCAGCTCAAAACCATGCTGATCTACGAGGGATTGTTTTACGCAATGTCCTCCGTAGCAGTGGCCTTTATTCTGTCGCTGGCGGTGGGACCTCTTGCAGGAAAAATGCTGGGCAGTATGTTCTGGTTCTTTGAGTATCAATTCACCATTCTGCCTGTCCTGCTGACAATTCCGGTATTTCTTCTGCTGGGGTGGCTGATTCCTTGCATGATGTATGACAACGCAGCGAAATGCAGCGTTGTAGAGCAATTAAGGGATGCTCAATGATTCTCCGCCTGCGGCGGGTCGCCTCAGCGACATAATTCTATACATCAGCACAAAAAATGGCGGGATTTCCCGCCATTTTTTATATTTGTTCTTTTTCGTATAATTTCTTGATTTTTTCCGCTACCTGCTGCAGTTTCTGAGCACGATAACCGAAGATTCTCAACGCCAGATCTCCGGTTGTGAGACGGGTAACGCCTCCATCTATTTCCGAATCTTCATCAAGGATCTGCCAGATTTTTTCCTGAAGTTCCAGATTGATTGCTGAATCTGCTGACTTTACACTCCCGGATTCCTGACTGCAACTTTCACCATCTCTGCTGCAGATCTTAGAAAGAAACAGGTTTGCCATATGTGTGTAGCCCTCGTACATTCCGATTCCTTCCATGGGCATTTTGTCCGGTTCGTAGCTGGTATTATCACGATAAATCAGTTTGTCTCCTCTGTACAACAGGACTTTTGAGGAGAATCTGCGGTACTGAAAACGTTCGTCATGAGCGTTTCGACCACAGGAGATGATCTCCAGCAGGAATAAACGGGAGGTTTCGTCTTCCAGATGGATAGTCATCTTGCTGTCAAAGGCTGACTGTGCGAAAGGAATCACCGGCTGTGGATAGTAATATAATGTGGCGTTTTTGTCTACCTGCACTTCAATGGTTCGGGCGGCTGAGCCTTCGTCCATTTTGTGGATTTTCTCAAAGGACTGGGACAGGACTTCCAGGTCTGCGCCTTCCTTTACATGATAGGAAAATTCCTGGGAATCGCCTGCCATAATTCCTGCGGAAGCACAGAGCGGCATGATCTGGATCCCACCGTTTTCTTTTTCGAAAGGCATCATGATCTTGTATGGTGCTGTAAAAGACAGATCTTCCAGAATAGTCCTTCCGTCTTTTAAGGCTGCGCAGGCGCTGATGCGGGATATTTTTCCGAATTTGTTATCCATAGGCATTTTCCTTTACATTCCTTCCAGGAGTACGTTTTTCTTGATCCACTCTACCACTTTATCTACGTTCTCATCTCCGCGGATATTTGTAAACTGGAATGGTCTGTCACCACGCATTTTTTTGGAATCTCTTTCCATTACTTCAAGACTTGCACCTACATATGGAGCCAAGTCTATCTTATTAATTACAAGAAGATCAGAACGTGTGATTCCAGGACCGCCTTTACGCGGAATCTTATCTCCTTCTGCTACATCAATGACGAAGATGGTTGCATCTACCAGCTCCGGACTGAATGTTGCAGACAGGTTATCTCCGCCGCTTTCGATAAAAAGAAGTTCAATATCAGGGAAGCGTTCCATCATCTCATCTACTGCTTCCAGATTCATGGAAGCGTCTTCACGTATGGCTGTGTGAGGGCATCCGCCTGTCTCTACACCAATGATCCTCTCTACAGGAAGAACGCTGTTCTTTGCAAGGAACTGGGCGTCTTCTTTTGTGTAGATATCATTTGTGATGACACCAATGCTGTAATCCTTTGCCATCTTTCTTGACAGTGCTTCAATAAGTGCTGTTTTTCCGGAACCCACAGGTCCGGCAACTCCGATTTTTACGTATGACATAACCGATTTCCTCTTTTCTACTTTACTTGTTGATAGCTTCTTATAATCTGTTTACTGACTTTCCACATATTATTTTTGAAGATTTCATATTATACACATGATTCTGTTTCTATCCACGCTTGAGCCTGGAATAAACTAATACCAAATTCAAGCTACGACATATATAGCCTGGAATACAACTTCTCATGCTGGATTCCTCTGATATCAAATCCAGGTGCAGAGAGACATAAGTCCTCCTCACTTCTGTTCATGACATCCTTTAATATCTCATCAAATTCCCCATAGCATCCGCTCAGAAGCTGCTGCCCGGATGTCTGGCTGAGGGGGATTGTTTTTACGCAGTTGGTGACGATTGCAGATGTCTGGGCATATAGATAATGTGTCAGCG from the Blautia wexlerae DSM 19850 genome contains:
- a CDS encoding arsenate reductase family protein — its product is MSMKVLVYRKCSTCMKALKWLDEHNINYEERAIKEENPTYEELKKWYAKSGLPLKKFFNTGGMIYKEMGLKDKLKDMSEDEQLKLLATDGMLVKRPLVIGDDFVLTGFREKEWSEAMHM
- a CDS encoding substrate-binding domain-containing protein, producing the protein MKKKIATILTAAVIGATAFTTIVSAASGDITVVSREDGSGTRGAFVELFGIEEEKDGEKVDMTTDEASVTNSTSVMMTTVAGDENAIGYISLGSLDDTVKAVKIDGVEATVDNVSNDSYKIARPFNILTSDKESDAAKDFVNYIMSSDGQKIVEDNGYIKEAADAKAYEAADGVSGKVVVAGSSSVTPVMEKLAEGYEAVNKDVTVEVQQSDSTTGVNMAAEGTADIGMASRDLKDEEKDLGLTATVIARDGIAVIVNKDNDVDELTSDQVKAVYTGETTTWEDLAK
- a CDS encoding C-GCAxxG-C-C family protein — its product is MKNLRCEKAVEKKHNGYNCAQAVACSFCKEASMDEDTLKKITQGFGAGLGTMAGTCGAISGAAVVAGLINQDKAGTSQTVRSVMNQFKQQNGTVICKDLKGVETGKVIRSCDDCVRDAVKFLEDALKSEN
- a CDS encoding ABC transporter ATP-binding protein, whose translation is MEVLQAKNLRKIYGSGNNAVHALDGVDLSVKKGEFVAIVGTSGSGKSTLLHMLGGLDRPTSGTVMVDGQDIFSLREEALTIFRRRKIGFVFQAYNLVPVLNVYENIVLPIELDGGKVNKDFVQQIVQTLGLDDRLDALPNQLSGGQQQRVAIARALAAAPAIILADEPTGNLDSKTSQDVLSLLKVTSQKFAQTIVMITHNEEIAQMADRIIRIEDGRIVSQN
- a CDS encoding HAMP domain-containing sensor histidine kinase, whose translation is MEEIERMLDAAMTGSFSETNFDESQLSALETKFAHYLSAAEASYRNVAQEKDKIKTLIADISHQTKTPIANLLLYSELLMEETLPASTKANVEALYKQSEKLRFLIDSLVKLSRLENGIISLSPQQAALQPLLESVVEQYAAKASEKGLSLQLQDTNAFAVFDFKWTAEALANIVDNAIKYTEHGTIRISAVSYELFERIDISDTGTGISESEQAKIFARFYRSNSVQKQEGVGIGLYLARQIISGEGGYIKVASVPGKGSTFSIFLPK
- the pstC gene encoding phosphate ABC transporter permease subunit PstC produces the protein MNHFKEKAMKCVFLIAACTSVLAVFLICAFLFANGVLAIGKIGPLKFLLGTKWKPSNDIFGILPMIVASIYVTAGAILLGVPIALFTSVFMARYCPKKIYRPLKSGIELMAGVPSIVYGFFGLILIVPLIRQIFGGTGTSMLAACVLLGMMILPTIIGVTESAIRSVPESYYEGSLALGATKERSIFFVMLPAAKSGILAAVVLGIGRAIGETMAVVMVAGNQPRMPQGILKGVRTMTANIVTEMGYATGLHREALIATAVVLFIFILIINLSLSLLNRRAEHAN
- a CDS encoding response regulator transcription factor, producing the protein MEQLLIIEDDIGLNQGLSKALKADDRQIISCHDLKAAREQLLCGSVSLILLDINLPDGSGLELLREVKENMPGVPVILLTANDTDLDIVDGLERGADDYITKPFSLSVLRARVNTQLRKQASNHKNVSIHIDLFHFDFEAMTFYVGDSKVELSKTEQKLLRLLVENRGRTMTRGDLVDRIWTDGAEYVDENALSVTIKRLRDKLGAQKYIKTVYGIGYSWVIKDE
- a CDS encoding ABC transporter permease: MNVKNRKCIRKLSLKSLYANRRRNLIAIFAIALTTLLFTSMFTIVLSLNASYETYQFRQVGGYAHGTFKDVSPEQAERIAAHPKVKATGARKVIGITAEGVFAKIPAEISYMDANCTKWSYATPTTGRMPESGKEVAMDTAALQLLGVTPELGAEVTVSYSITDKDQTAFTVTDTFTLVGYWDYDELMPVHYINISRDYADDIEAQAVKTGLQPFRTDLNVMLTSGTNIQGQMEQVDTDLGYTWDSYTDPNSVRIGVNWGYTSSQLESQLDPELMIAIAAFLLLVIFTGYLIIYNIFQISVAGDIRFYGLLKTIGTTPRQLKRIIRQQALLLCLIGIPAGLLLGYGIGAVLMPVVLHSIQLNTGITTISTSPVIFLGSMLFALLTVLLSCSKPGKMAAKVSPVEATKYTDVMQTKKKRRSIRGAKLHQMAFANLVRNKKKTVLVVLSLALSVTLFNALCAFVGGFSMEKYVSAMTCADFIVSTPDYFRYNPADEFITPEQIGEIAANTKASLSGTGYAVRKPAYLWMTEDALRQDYARYESAEQLDTHMSRMEHRGNMVMGDTRIEALDNSLFDKLQVLDGDISPMLEPDNNAIAIAVSLDDYGNLLNPEYYPKVGDTITATYADDVKYIDSRTGELRTEDTPEEYRQKKLYGARDVEYTVCALVELPNSMSYRYSGVGYDAVLSVDTAQRDSGGAAIPMLYLFDTADEADEAEAEQYLSKLTAGEFSPLMYESKATARSEFAQFRQMFLLIGGILCAIIGLVGLLNFFNAMMTGILSRRREFAVLQAVGMTNRQLKTMLIYEGLFYAMSSVAVAFILSLAVGPLAGKMLGSMFWFFEYQFTILPVLLTIPVFLLLGWLIPCMMYDNAAKCSVVEQLRDAQ
- the pstA gene encoding phosphate ABC transporter permease PstA, which encodes MQIDTAAAIDLSKEKKQNESSFSDQMKAYIKHPGSGVLALLTLLGAVLTFALLFFLIGYILVKGVPYLSTDLFSLTYNSENLSLLPSLINTFILTVVSLVIAAPLGIFAAIYLVEYAKKGSKLVNVIRITAETLSGIPSIVYGLFGMLFFVTALHWGLSLLSGAFTLVIMILPLIMRTAEEALKSVPDSYREASFGLGAGKLRTIFTIVLPSAVPGILAGVILAIGRVIGETAALIYTAGTVAEVPKNLMGSGRTLALHMYVLSGEGLHMNQASATAVVILAFVLVINFLSGAVAKRIAKG